The following are from one region of the Vitis riparia cultivar Riparia Gloire de Montpellier isolate 1030 chromosome 9, EGFV_Vit.rip_1.0, whole genome shotgun sequence genome:
- the LOC117921613 gene encoding disease resistance protein SUMM2-like — MEVHKRMRVKCLTPDEAFSLFRDKVGENILNSHPEIKRLAKIVVEECKGLPLALIVIGRSMASRKTPREWEQAIQVLKSYPAEFSGMGDQVFPILKFSYDHLDNDTIKSCFLYCSIFPEDHEILNEGLIDLWIGEGFLNKFDDIHKAHNQGDEIIRSLKLACLLEGDVSEDTCKMHDVIRDMALWLSCDYGKKRHKIFVLDHVQLTEAYEIVKWKEAQRISLWDSNVNKGLSLSPCFPNLQTLILINSNMKSLPIGFFQSMPAIRVLDLSRNEELVELPLEICKLESLEYLNLTWTSIKRMPIELKNLTKLRCLILDRVKWLEVIPSNVISCLPNLQMFRMVHRVSLDIVEYDEVGVLQELECLQYLSWISISLLTTPVVKKYLTSLMLQKRIRDLNMRTCPGLKVVELPLSTLQTLTMLGFDHCNDLERVKINMDCLEVISQTLTSTTLFV; from the coding sequence ATGGAAGTTCATAAGAGGATGAGGGTAAAGTGTTTGACCCCGGATGAAGCATTTTCTCTGTTCCGTGACAAGGTTGGTGAGAATATCTTGAATTCACATCCGGAAATAAAAAGGCTTGCAAAGATTGTTGTTGAAGAATGTAAAGGACTGCCACTTGCCCTCATCGTCATTGGGCGATCAATGGCTAGCAGGAAAACTCCTCGAGAATGGGAGCAAGCAATTCAAGTGCTGAAGAGTTACCCAGCAGAGTTTTCAGGTATGGGAGATCAAGtatttccaattttgaaattcagtTACGATCACTTGGACAATGATACCATCAAATCATGTTTCCTATATTGTTCTATATTCCCTGAAGACCATGAAATTCTGAATGAAGGCCTCATAGATCTTTGGATTGGGGAGGGGTTTCTGAACAAATTTGATGATATACACAAAGCACACAATCAAGGAGATGAGATTATTAGAAGCTTAAAACTTGCATGTCTCTTGGAAGGCGATGTATCTGAAGATACTTGTAAGATGCATGATGTGATCCGTGACATGGCTCTATGGTTATCATGTGATTATGGGAAAAAGAGGCACAAAATTTTTGTACTAGATCATGTTCAGTTGACTGAAGCATATGAAATTGTGAAATGGAAAGAAGCTCAACGGATTTCACTATGGGATTCTAATGTCAATAAAGGACTCTCTCTATCACCCTGTTTCCCCAATCTCCAAACTTTGATTTTGATAAATAGTAACATGAAGTCACTTCCAATTGGATTCTTCCAATCCATGCCTGCCATAAGAGTTTTGGATTTGTCACGTAATGAAGAATTAGTGGAGTTACCTTTGGAGATTTGCAAATTAGAGAGTTTGGAATATCTGAATCTAACATGGACCAGTATAAAAAGGATGCCTATAGAACTAAAGAATTTGACAAAATTGAGGTGTTTGATATTGGACCGTGTGAAGTGGCTTGAAGTAATTCCATCAAATGTGATATCTTGCCTTCCAAATTTGCAGATGTTTAGAATGGTGCACCGCGTTTCCCTGGATATTGTGGAATATGATGAAGTTGGAGTGTTACAGGAGTTGGAGTGCTTGCAATACCTGAGTTGGATAAGTATCAGCTTACTTACAACCCCAGTTGTTAAAAAATATCTCACCTCCTTGATGCTGCAGAAGCGCATACGAGATCTAAACATGAGGACGTGCCCAGGTTTGAAGGTGGTGGAGCTGCCACTTTCGACTTTGCAAACACTCACTATGCTTGGATTTGATCATTGTAATGATTTGGAACgtgttaaaataaatatggaCTGTCTCGAGGTCATATCTCAAACTCTAACTTCCACAACCTTGTTCGTGTGA
- the LOC117922699 gene encoding profilin-1 produces the protein MSWQTYVDDHLMCDIDGNHLTSAAIIGHDGSVWAQSETFPQFKPEEITGIMNDFNEPGFLAPTGLYLGGTKYMVIQGEPGAVIRGKKGSGGVTIKKTGQALIFGIYEEPLTPGQCNMIVERMGDYLVDQGL, from the exons ATGTCGTGGCAAACCTACGTTGATGATCACCTGATGTGCGACATCGACGGCAACCACCTTACATCCGCGGCCATCATCGGTCACGATGGCAGCGTCTGGGCTCAGAGCGAAACTTTCCCTCAG TTTAAGCCTGAGGAGATTACTGGTATTATGAATGATTTCAATGAGCCTGGATTTCTTGCTCCTACTGGGTTATACCTTGGTGGCACAAAGTACATGGTTATCCAAGGAGAGCCTGGAGCAGTGATCCGTGGAAAGAAG GGCTCTGGAGGTGTCACTATAAAGAAAACTGGCCAAGCTCTGATTTTTGGCATCTATGAAGAACCCTTGACTCCAGGACAGTGTAACATGATTGTCGAGAGGATGGGAGATTACCTTGTTGATCAGGGCCTCTAG